A genomic stretch from Helianthus annuus cultivar XRQ/B chromosome 1, HanXRQr2.0-SUNRISE, whole genome shotgun sequence includes:
- the LOC110940327 gene encoding uncharacterized protein LOC110940327: protein MDSKARSTSLQTLLSYDDIEPLCTWQREDAQDVLVIHLPEFKKEQLRVQISNAGLLKISGEKDADGKKRTRFLKEVKVTKHYDSNNIRAKFSQGCLRITLPKIVVTQPSMAEIPLAVVTPSLRNGRSDSINTNKETYIPNIKTRVGHVLKSKTFTRVVVNVVFASVVAFSVYTAYKYWSLYVKTD, encoded by the exons ATGGACTCAAAAGCAAGAAGCACCTCTTTGCAAACCTTACTTTCTTATGATGATATTGAACCTCTTTGCACATGGCAAAGAGAGGATGCTCAGGACGTGCTAGTGATCCATTTACCAG AATTCAAGAAAGAACAACTAAGAGTTCAGATAAGCAATGCGGGGCTTTTAAAGATTTCTGGAGAAAAGGATGCAGATGGTAAAAAAAGAACCCGGTTCCTAAAAGAAGTAAAGGTTACAAAACATTACGACTCAAATAACATTCGTGCTAAATTCTCTCAAGGGTGCCTTCGTATCACTTTGCCCAAAATAGTCGTAACACAACCTTCCATGGCGGAAATCCCTCTTGCAGTTGTGACGCCATCACTCCGGAATGGTCGAAGTGATAGCATCAATACGAACAAGGAAACCTACATTCCTAATATCAAGACGAGGGTGGGTcatgttttgaaatctaaaacGTTTACTCGAGTTGTGGTAAATGTTGTCTTTGCATCAGTTGTGGCTTTTAGTGTTTATACCGCGTATAAATATTGGAGTTTATATGTAAAGACTGATTAG